Within Calderihabitans maritimus, the genomic segment CGGTTCAACCTCATCAAAAACCACAGTTTCTATTCCCGCGTCATTTACTACCTTTTTAACTTGTTCAAGAATGCCAGCTTCAACAACTCCCTGATCTGTAACAATAAAAACCCGCATCGCATTGTATTCGCGACACTTGTTACCGATGTTAAACACCTCATTGACACCAAAACAGACTCTAGTCTGCAGTTGAAACGCAAATCCTTCCACTGAATTACTCCCTCCCGCTAACTATAAACTCACTTAGGTCCAAACTTTCCAGTGTTTCCCGGGTTGGAATACCGTTCTCGTTCCAGCCGCGGACAGAATAATACTCGTCGAGCATCTTATCCAAAGGAGGTAAATTTTCAGCTGCTCCTCCACTCCCCCGTTTTTGTTTGAGGATACGCGGCGGCAGAACATCATCCTTACGACTGATGCCGCATTTTACGTTGTAAAGGCGTTTAAGATTAAATATCCTCTCTCCAATTTTCATTAGTTTTTCCGGAGTCAAGTCCAAGCCCGTGGCCAAATTAACCCACTCAGCCAAATCCGTTATTTGGACCCCGCCAAACAACAGAAACTTACATAATGCCAGCGAGTCAAAAACACTCATGAGATTTTGAGCCAAGGCTACTAGTTTCCCTTTTCCTTCAACAGAAAACCGGTCAAGCGGCTCATTCAGCCCAAATTCCGGCATGGCCACGTTGCGCTCAAAGGCATGGCTAAACCCTTCCAAATGACACGCCCCTCTGTTTGCGGTAGCGTATCCTACAGCTATACTGTTGTACGCCCTTGGATCATGAGCCGGAAACCCCATACCTTTAACATGGATGGCAAATTCTTCTGCCTCCGAGCCAAACTCGGCAAGTACACCCTTAAATCCCTTGGCCAGAACAGACCCGAAGCCCTTGTTCTGCCCTAACTGGTGAATAAGTTCAATTAAAATCGCGGGGTCACCCCACCGCAAAGCCAAACCACCTGTATCTTCTTTCCCAATAATACCTTGTTCGAAAGCTTCTATGCTGAAAGCGATTAGATTTGCTGCATCTATCGTGTCTATGCCGTAACGGTTGCAGAGCTCATTAGCATAGCAGATAGCTTCCAGGTTATCTATAAGGCAGGAACCTCCCATCAGGCCAAGAGTTTCATACTCGGGGCCACCCCCACTGACTCCCTTATAGGGCCCGGTGGTAATGTTTACCCGCCGCCCGCAACCTATAGGGCAGCCTGCACAGTGAAAGCGGCCGCTGAGTACAGTCTCAACCATCCGTGGACCGCTAATGTTTTTGGCTCCTTCTTCCCACTTTCCATCCCGCCAGTTTCTCACAGGGAAATCGCCTATTTGCTCGCAAGGTATTACCAGACCTGCCGTACCGAATTCCCTGAGACCCTTGGTTTTTTCTTTGATTCTTTTTATAGCCTCTTTTACTTTAATCTTTAGTTCTTCTTCAGCAGCCAGGTTTGGTCTTCTTGTTCCCTGTACTACAAGAGCTTTCAGCTTCTTAGAACCTGCAACCGCTCCCAAGCCGCAGCGCGCTGCAGCCCGTCCTTCCTTACCATCGGTAAAAATCCCGGCAATTCTAACTAAACGTTCCCCCGCAGGACCAATAGCACACACTTGAGCACCAGGATGGAATTCCTGGAGCCTCTCTGCAGTTTGATAGGTATCCAGCCCCCACAGCTCCGAAGCATCTCTTATTTCTACTCCACCTTCGTTTATCCAGAGGTATACCGGACTGTCGGCCTTCCCCAGCAGTACTACACCATCATAGCCGGCCCTTTTTAGTTCTCGCCCCCAACTGCCTCCGACACTAGCTTCTCCCCAGATCCCGGTTAACGGCGACTTACCGACTACCGAATGCCGACCCGAAGACGGTACCATCGTACCCGTGAGCGGTCCGGTAAAAAATCCCAGAACATTGCCCTCCCCCAGCGGGTCTGTTTCTGCACCGGTATTCCTGGCTAATGTAACGGCACCAAAACCGCTCCCTCCCAACCATTTGGAAGCATAATCGCTCTTAATTTCTTCTTCCCACCATTTCCTTTCCGTCAAATTTACCCACAAAATCTTACCAGCATAACCACCCTTCATAGCCACATCACCTTAACCTCCCATAGGCTGTAACATAACCCATATTTCCATCCCTTCTGGGACCAGGTCATTGGGACCAACTATTCTATCGCCAGCAAGAATCATCACCTGGTCTCGGCCATATTTATCTATGTTGCTTTTCTCGGCAATCAAACTGACCAGTTCGCTAGCTTTACTATTTCTAGGTATCTCTAATTCCGCCTGCTCAATACCGTTCCAAAACTTAAAAGGTGCCAGCAGTTTAACTTTTACTTTCAAGATGAAACTACCCCCCGCCACAACAACTAATCGGTTGAACAGAAAGTGTGGAAGCCACGTCACGAGTCCAGGGATATAAGTCAGGACCATTAGAACAACAACTGCAGCGCCAACCCAAACCCACATGGGTTTAACCAGCTTTTCCAGAGCTGTCCCCGAATTTGTTTCTGGTTAGAGATAGCTGTTCCCCAACCATCCGCCTCCCTCCTGCCCAGACTCATTTCGATTTACTATGTTGTTCGATATTATCAAACCTCGTTCCTCGTTCTTACAATTTAAAATTCTCTGTTTCATCGTTATTTCCTGTTGTTTACTGGCATTTTCTGTTCGACAATGTGAAAAGTTTTTGAAATATCTTATTTAACAGTAATACTCCATTAAATTAAAACTGAATGCCCTGAGGCGCTTTTTCAACGAAACAACAAATTACAAATAAGCAGAGAAGCCAAAAGACCTGAGACATCTGCCAGAAGGCCTAGGGTTAACGCATACCGGTAGCGGCGTACTCCTACGGAACCGAAATAAACGGTGAGCACGTAGAAGGTGGTATCAGTGCTGCCCTGCATGACGGAAGCCAATCGGCCGATAAAGGAGTCCGGACCGTAAGCACTGATCAGCTCAGCGGCAATGCCCAGGGCACCGCCGCCGGACAGGGGACGCATAACCGCCAGGGGTAAAACTTCCGGGGGCGCTCCCACCACCCGCATAACCGGATTTATGAGCCTCACCAAGAGTTCCATGGCCCCGGATTCCCGGAACACGGCAATGGCTACCAGCATCCCGACTAGAAAGGGTATGATACGAACGGCCGTACTGAAGCCTTCTTCTGCTCCCTGCACAAAAACTTCATATACTTTAACTCCCCGCAGGTAACCCAACAACGGTATAAAAAACAACAGGGCGGGAATGGCCCAGCGGGAAATCTCGGATATTACGACCGACAGCATACTCTTACCTCCTATGACGTTTAGCCCAGCGCCGTCGTAAAACCCGGTCGGCTATTACCGCCACCACCATACCGGTAGCAGTAGCGAAAATGGTGGGCCCCACGATTTCAGTCGGGTTGGAGGAACCGGCAGCCACGCGAATACCGATAATCGTCGCCGGAATAAGGGTTATACACGATGTGTTCAGGGCCAGAAAAGTACACATGGCTTCGGTGGCTTCCTCCGGATTATCGTTCAGCCTCTGTAGCTCCTGCATGGCTTTAAGCCCGAAGGGAGTAGCCGCGTTCCCCAAGCCCAAGATGTTGGCGCTGAGGTTCATAATGATAGCCCCCATGGCTGGGTGACCTTTGGGGACGCTGGGAAACAGAAACTCCATCACCGGCCTTACCAGCCGGGCTAAAAACCTCACCATGCCCGCTTCTTCCGCAATACGCATGAGGCCCAACCAAAGGGCCATCAGTCCTATAATCTCCAAAGCAATGTTGACTCCCGTCTGGGCAGCCTGCAAGGCCGCTGTGGTTACAACTTCTACATCTCCGTTGAGGGCCGCTACTACTATTCCGGTAAGCAAAAGGAGAAGCCAGACAACGTTAACCATGCCTCTACCTCCGGTTTCGGTCTTTCATGGTAAAATTTATGAAAACATGGGACAATCTAGAACGGCCCTCTAGCAAAATTTAAGGGAGACCTTGCGGTCTCCCTGGAGAAAAAAGTTCCTTAATGCTTTTCTTTCTCTTCCCTCTCTCCCCTTCCCAACAGTGATTGTATCTGGTTCAAAACCTGGGGAGTCAGGTCTATCAAGCGATCGATAGTTGTATTGCCGTCTACGGGGAGCAACCGGATCTGGTTATTCCCTACTACCAGGAAACCAACCGGCTGTACCGAAACCCCGGCACCGCTACCCCCGCCGAAAGGCAGGCTGTTAGCCTCGTTCTTGCCGCCGGTATCACCGCTTTCATACTCGCCTCCCCCGGCAACAAAGCCGCAACTCACCCGCGAAACGGGAACAATTACGCTGCCGTCAGGAGTTTCTACCGGGTCGCCCACCACGGTATTTACATCTACCATTTCCTTAATGCTTTCCATGGCCGTTTTCATAAGCGTCTCGATGGGATGATTATCCGGCACGTCCCGTTACCCCCTTCAGGAAAAATAGGCGTATGAAGCTCCAGATGACTTTAAAACCTGCAATTATAATATAGCCTAATCGAATGGCGAATATACAATGATAATCCATTTGTAGCCTGGAACCGGTAAAATGGGGAATTACCCTGATTACCGGGTCAACACAGTCTACTTTCACGACCCGCCGGAAGTGATGATACAGGTAACTTTTGACCCCCCACAGAAACCCTACCGCTATTCCCGTAACCGCAGGATCGTTAAAACCGATTTCTGTTACCCAGCGCACCCTTATGCAGTTAACCTTCCCTAATAGATAACGGTTGATCTGAATGATTCTCCATAGAAACGCAACACTAGGAGCCGATAAGGACATAACTTTAGGAAATTTAAACCAGGGAACTTTGACCTTGCGCCTGGCTAAAACCTTACCTTCTTTATCCTTGCCGGCTTTTAACCGAAAAATAGCAGACAGATTTCTACCCTGCCATTGAAGTAGTGGAACCTCCAGGCGACTGACCAAGCCGCGCCACAGGTAGAGCTTTATCTGAAAGCGCTCATCTTTTTCCTGCCAGCGGTATCGCACATCAAAATACACAGGAAGAAGAGGTAATAATAAGAAACTTAA encodes:
- a CDS encoding nucleoside recognition domain-containing protein, which encodes MVNVVWLLLLLTGIVVAALNGDVEVVTTAALQAAQTGVNIALEIIGLMALWLGLMRIAEEAGMVRFLARLVRPVMEFLFPSVPKGHPAMGAIIMNLSANILGLGNAATPFGLKAMQELQRLNDNPEEATEAMCTFLALNTSCITLIPATIIGIRVAAGSSNPTEIVGPTIFATATGMVVAVIADRVLRRRWAKRHRR
- a CDS encoding aldehyde ferredoxin oxidoreductase family protein, whose amino-acid sequence is MKGGYAGKILWVNLTERKWWEEEIKSDYASKWLGGSGFGAVTLARNTGAETDPLGEGNVLGFFTGPLTGTMVPSSGRHSVVGKSPLTGIWGEASVGGSWGRELKRAGYDGVVLLGKADSPVYLWINEGGVEIRDASELWGLDTYQTAERLQEFHPGAQVCAIGPAGERLVRIAGIFTDGKEGRAAARCGLGAVAGSKKLKALVVQGTRRPNLAAEEELKIKVKEAIKRIKEKTKGLREFGTAGLVIPCEQIGDFPVRNWRDGKWEEGAKNISGPRMVETVLSGRFHCAGCPIGCGRRVNITTGPYKGVSGGGPEYETLGLMGGSCLIDNLEAICYANELCNRYGIDTIDAANLIAFSIEAFEQGIIGKEDTGGLALRWGDPAILIELIHQLGQNKGFGSVLAKGFKGVLAEFGSEAEEFAIHVKGMGFPAHDPRAYNSIAVGYATANRGACHLEGFSHAFERNVAMPEFGLNEPLDRFSVEGKGKLVALAQNLMSVFDSLALCKFLLFGGVQITDLAEWVNLATGLDLTPEKLMKIGERIFNLKRLYNVKCGISRKDDVLPPRILKQKRGSGGAAENLPPLDKMLDEYYSVRGWNENGIPTRETLESLDLSEFIVSGRE
- the ytfJ gene encoding GerW family sporulation protein; the protein is MPDNHPIETLMKTAMESIKEMVDVNTVVGDPVETPDGSVIVPVSRVSCGFVAGGGEYESGDTGGKNEANSLPFGGGSGAGVSVQPVGFLVVGNNQIRLLPVDGNTTIDRLIDLTPQVLNQIQSLLGRGEREEKEKH
- a CDS encoding spore maturation protein — encoded protein: MLSVVISEISRWAIPALLFFIPLLGYLRGVKVYEVFVQGAEEGFSTAVRIIPFLVGMLVAIAVFRESGAMELLVRLINPVMRVVGAPPEVLPLAVMRPLSGGGALGIAAELISAYGPDSFIGRLASVMQGSTDTTFYVLTVYFGSVGVRRYRYALTLGLLADVSGLLASLLICNLLFR
- a CDS encoding DUF2953 domain-containing protein encodes the protein MLFILLIVLSFLLLPLLPVYFDVRYRWQEKDERFQIKLYLWRGLVSRLEVPLLQWQGRNLSAIFRLKAGKDKEGKVLARRKVKVPWFKFPKVMSLSAPSVAFLWRIIQINRYLLGKVNCIRVRWVTEIGFNDPAVTGIAVGFLWGVKSYLYHHFRRVVKVDCVDPVIRVIPHFTGSRLQMDYHCIFAIRLGYIIIAGFKVIWSFIRLFFLKGVTGRAG